The DNA region AGTACCTAATTTTATAGATAAATCTAATTACAGCACCTCGTTTACGGACTGTCAGCGTTCTTTAATGGCCGAGGACCATGAAAAAATCGTTACCCATATAAGTAATTTTAGAAAAGTAAAACGTATTCCTGATGTAATTGAGATTTTCAATCGCATACAAAAAGAGATTCCGGCAAAATTGGTAATGGTAGGTGAAGGACCTGAAAAAGAAAATGCCGAGAGATTATGCGAAGAAAAAGGAATAGCTGACCGGGTCATATTTTTAGGGAATAGCAATGAAATAGATAGAATTCTCTGTTTTTCAGATTTGTTCTTGTTGCCTTCAGAGTCGGAAAGTTTTGGTTTGGCTGCTCTAGAAGCAATGATCAACAAAGTACCGGTGATATCAAGTAATGCCGGTGGTATACCAGAAGTTAACGAACATGGCATAACAGGTTTTTTAAGCGATGTTGGAGATGTTGAGGATATGGCCAAGAACGCCATTCGTATTTTAGGAAATGATGCTACTTTGGAAGAATTTAAGAAAAATGCAGTGGAGTCCGCTGGTCGTTTCGATATAATTAAAGTCCTTCCTCTGTATGAGTCGCTTTACGAAAAAGCGTATAAAGCCAGATTTGATAAATCTTATCTGTAGTTGTTTGTATGAAATATTTGTTCTTCAGCGTATTACTGGTTTTTTTATCCTGTAAAGGACAAGAGAAGAGTGCAGGAAATGGTGAAGAGTCAATGGATAATGACCGATTACAATTGGTTGAAAGTGATGATTATAGTGGTTCGGATACGGAGGAGTTTTTAGTTATATCGGATATAAAAACTTTACAAAAATTTTATTTAACGGTCAATAAAACTCGAAAACCCGGTCTTCCAATTCCAGAAATAGATTTCACTAAAGAATTACTTGTGGTTTACTGTGCTGGAAAACAACAAGATTCTTCTCGACCTAAAGTCTTTATTGAAAATGAAACATCTGAAAATCTAATTCTAGGTGTAGAAAAAAAAGAATCAGAGAAAATTAATACCGCTATCACTACTCCGTTTTCAGTTTATAAATTACCGCTTACCGGAAAAAAAATTATACTTCAGGAGCAAAGCGAGTAGCTGTTAATGAAAATATAAATTTTACGTACTACCGATTATTACTGCCATTCACAGCATTCTTTGGGCTTATTATTTTGATAGTCATTACTTTGTGGTGAGGACACCCAAATTTAGTTGCTATGAAAACTTACACCCATTATGTGGCGCTTTTGCTATGCGCTTCGTTCAATCTATTGCAGGCGCAGGAAGAGTTAAAACTTACCCAAAAGGACAGTATTGTAAAAAGCTCGTGGATGTTTGGGGTTGGTTATAATGTTGTTGATGATTCCGGAGACGTATTTGATGATTTATTTTCATATTCAGAACAATGGAACACACTTTCGTATCCTTCAAGACTAAGTATTGGTCGCTATTTTAAAAGTGGAATTGGAGTAGAGGCCATTGGTAGTTACAATAAGTATAGGGTAGGGAAATTAATTGATGGACGTATCAATCTTGAAGAATCACATTATTATAGTTTAGATGCCCGATTGAGCTATGACTTGAATAAACTAATAGGTGAAACCGGTTGGTTTGACCCCTATTTAGGTGTTGGAGCAGGTTATACTGAAGCGGATAATAAACCACGTACCACTTACAATGCGGTAGTAGGATTTAGAACGTGGTTCTCGGATAGGATAGGGCTGGACTTAAGTTCGTCCGGTAAATGGGCGGTCAATAATGATAAAGCAACCAATCATCTACAACACGCTATAGGGGTAGTTTACCAATTTGGTATTGAGAAAGGATTATCAAAGAAAGGCGAAGAAAAACTAGCTTTGTTAGAAGAACTAGCAGCGAAACGTCAAAAAGAACAAGATTCAATTGCTGCTGTTCAAAGAGAGAAAGAACAGGCTGCTATTGCAGCTCGTCTAGCAAAAGAAAAGGAACAAGCTCGTTTGGCCGCTGTCGAGAAAGCTAAATTAGATGCTAAAAAACAGCAGGAATTGAAAATAAAAACGGAAATAGATAATTTAGGATTTGCTTATTTTGATTTGAATTCATCTTATCTGAATGCGGAGTCGAAATCCGTGCTTGATGGTTTAGCGCAAATATTACGTAAATATCCTGACTTAGAACTTAAGATAAGTTCTCATACAGATTCACGAGGCGCTTCTACGTATAACGATTGGTTGTCCGAAAGGAGAGTTGTACGTACTAGGGATTATCTTATCAAAATAGGTATAGACATTAATAGGCTTCAAACTGAGGCTTACGGTGAATCACATCTGCTAAATGAATGTGATGACTCTACCTACTGTAAAGAGGAAAAACACCAAATAAATAGGCGTTCAGAATTTATAATCACCAAATTTTAGGATTACTATGAGATAAGGCCTTTTTTAAGCCATTTTCGTTTGGCCCAAAAATTAAGTTTAATGTAGTAATATGACAGGTTCACGGGCCACGATAGCCAATAGTATCCCCTGTAATATAAGAACGGCTTAACTTTAACTAAGTAACGGAAAACCTTTTCAGGTGATTTAATAAAGGTTTTTAACAGTCCAATTTTGGATATACTTATGTGATTAGGGTTGTACTCAAGTCCAACCTTATTCTCACCAACATTTTGGTAAAAGCCTTTTGTAATTTGTTGAATGAACTTAAGTTTCTTTCTGGTAGTAAATATTCCCGTTCTCATAGCCATATCGGTTAGATATTCCTGAGTAACGGTTTGGGAATAATCTATGGGACGTAGCTGGGCGAACAAGTTCTTAAATTCTGAAAACATGTATTCTTGGATAGAACCAATATATTCGTCATAAACCTTTTTTTCGCTAGGTTCATGGTACTCAACGGTAGGAGATTTTCCCTCCTCAGCAAATTGGTATGATAAGGTACTACCATGAGGCGCTGCTAGTAATTGTTCGTAAAGTTGCCCGTTGGCCATAAGAATATCATCCGAAAAATCATGATTCGGGTATATTGAAAAATTTAGACCATATCTCTTGGTATCTTGCTCAATAGTGTAGATTTCTTTTAGACCTAAATAATAACCTGTAACGGGAATCTCTCTTGAGAAAAATTTATAGATGCTTTCCTGCATAGTACCGCCCCAACCCACATCTACAAGCGCTAAACCATCTTCTCTATAGTTAGCTCCAAAAGATTCTAGATATTTTAAGAATGCAGTTTTCTGTAATATCCTGTTCTTTTCATAGGCTTCTTGAAAAATTATATTTTTTCTAAGGTGACCCATGGTATGCGAACTAAAAAAGTTGGCGGTAGTCTCATCTTTGTCAACAGGAATACCTTTTATAATACTGTTTTTTGTATCATCCGAAAAAGGAAACCAATCAAGAAAATGTTCTAAGGACATATCCCCGAACTTTTTCATCAATTTCTCAAAATCTTCTTCTGCTAATGGGCGTAAAGCAAGTTGAGTAGCGGATTGCCTAGAGGCTTTAAGATAATGCGTGTGTATCTTCTCTTCACTCTGAAAAAGATTCATCTCTTGGTAACTATCGAATAATTGTTTCAAAAAATGACCTTCTCTAGCAAGAAAGTAGAGGTCTTTAATGCCATTCTTTTTGGCATTGATATAAAGCCTTTCGGTAAAAAAATAAAAATGGATAATATACTCACTGAAGAGGTATTCACTTTGCAAGCACTTAGATTCAAGAGTATGGCAGACTTTTTTAAAATCTCCTTTGTCCGATCCAAAAAGGTTCTTTTTGTTTCGAAATTTATGAGAAAAATGTTTTAAGTGTAACGAATCAATATTGTGCTTGGCAGCATTGGAGACATCACTTTTTTTATTGTCACCAATCATAAGCACAGATTTGGCATCTGTATTGATTTTGTTTAAAACGTACGGGTATAAACCGCCTTTTTCTTTACTTTCTCCAACGGTAGCTGAAATAAAAACATCCTCAAAAAGATGGTCTATTTTATGAAATTCTAAAATTTTTGAAATTATTTTTTCAGAAAGATAAAAGTCAGATAGTAAGTAAATACGATATCCTTTTTGTTTAAAATAAGAGAGAATTTCAATCAGTTCCTCATTTTTAAATTGAACTGAGGTTTCCGCAATTAAATCGGCTTTTTCAAAAAGTGTTTTAAACCTACTAAAAGATGTGTTTTTCAGATGGTTTGTGTTCACCAGTCTCTGATAAACCTCCTTAACAACATCTTCGTACGTGGTTTCTAAGGTAGAACGACCTTGCTTCTTGGCAACGTATGATAAGGACTCGTTACGTATCGTAAAGAGAATCTCGGAGGAGAGGCTCATGCCAAGTTCTCTAACCATAAATTTGCCCCATAAGCGTAAGGCATAATTAGGGTGTACAGTACGGTGAACTAATGTATCAAAGAAGTCTGTAAAAATTACATCTTTATTAGAAAACCGCGTAATTCTACGCTTCAGGTCAACCAAGGGGAGTTTATTTAAAGTAAGTTAAATTCTAAATTGAAAGAATTTAACGGATAAACAACAGAAAAATTATAGGTGATCTATGATAGATTGAAAGAATAATATCTTCTTTTAATTCTGCGAACCATACTTTTAGGCTCGATTTTGGGGAACTGTTTTTTAACTTAGCCACGGTGCTGTCGTTTACGGGGTTTAACTGCGAATATATACGACGAAGTGTAGTGTATGGATGTTTTTTAAGAAAATATTAAGAAAAAAATCGATAAACAGTAGAACCATTTAGAAATGGTTGGTTTTTATATATGTTTATCTTAAAAAGATGGACTATATAGCAGTATAGGAAAGCATAGATTTACTCCTTTTTCCTATAACCAAGTAGGATTTTTAAGTAGTAAAAATAAATGAAAGGGTAATTTTTCACCCATTTTAGTCGATTTCCTAAAGGGAATTAGATAATTTTAATATTTTCAATACTTCTTACAAATCTTTTTGGAAGACAATTTTTAGTAAAGTAAAGATAGGAGTCGCTATGGATATTCAGTCCGTTGTCAATAAGTCCAATGGAGTCCCAACCTAGCTTATTAGGAGAGATAAAGTCCTTTCTAACATTATCGGCAATGTAACAGTAGCGATGATTTTTGAAAGTTTTCTCTATCGCCAAGTAGTTGTTCTCATCTGGTTTCTCAGACCCTATTTCTTCCGAAATAATTATTTTATCAAAATATTCCTCAATTCCCAAAGCCGCTAGTTTTGTTCTTTGGGTTTTGCTTCGTCCGTCAGTAATTAAAGCAAGTTTCCCACCTTGGTTCTTAATTGCATTAAACAAAGGAAAAACACCTTTAAACGGACTAATTGAAGGGATATGATTTCTATAGAGCTCAATTAATGTCTCTTTTTTAACATTAAAATGGGTTGTAAGATATTCAAAGACATTCTCCTTGTTACGGTACATGGAGAACATTTGAGAAAAAAGGATTTCCCCTTGCTCTGGGTCCAGTTTTTTGGCTATGGCAGTGTATGCAGACTTGAGATAGTCGATTTCATTATAGATAGTGTCATCTAAGTCGAAAACAATGACCGAATTTTCATCAACCTTTATATCCATGGACCAAGATTTCATCGTCATATCTAATCATTAGAAGATCACTCTCCCAACAATCAAATTTTTCATCAATTTGT from Zobellia alginiliquefaciens includes:
- a CDS encoding HAD family hydrolase, with the protein product MVDLKRRITRFSNKDVIFTDFFDTLVHRTVHPNYALRLWGKFMVRELGMSLSSEILFTIRNESLSYVAKKQGRSTLETTYEDVVKEVYQRLVNTNHLKNTSFSRFKTLFEKADLIAETSVQFKNEELIEILSYFKQKGYRIYLLSDFYLSEKIISKILEFHKIDHLFEDVFISATVGESKEKGGLYPYVLNKINTDAKSVLMIGDNKKSDVSNAAKHNIDSLHLKHFSHKFRNKKNLFGSDKGDFKKVCHTLESKCLQSEYLFSEYIIHFYFFTERLYINAKKNGIKDLYFLAREGHFLKQLFDSYQEMNLFQSEEKIHTHYLKASRQSATQLALRPLAEEDFEKLMKKFGDMSLEHFLDWFPFSDDTKNSIIKGIPVDKDETTANFFSSHTMGHLRKNIIFQEAYEKNRILQKTAFLKYLESFGANYREDGLALVDVGWGGTMQESIYKFFSREIPVTGYYLGLKEIYTIEQDTKRYGLNFSIYPNHDFSDDILMANGQLYEQLLAAPHGSTLSYQFAEEGKSPTVEYHEPSEKKVYDEYIGSIQEYMFSEFKNLFAQLRPIDYSQTVTQEYLTDMAMRTGIFTTRKKLKFIQQITKGFYQNVGENKVGLEYNPNHISISKIGLLKTFIKSPEKVFRYLVKVKPFLYYRGYYWLSWPVNLSYYYIKLNFWAKRKWLKKGLIS
- the bshA gene encoding N-acetyl-alpha-D-glucosaminyl L-malate synthase BshA gives rise to the protein MKIAIVCYPTFGGSGVVATELGIALANRGHEVHFVTYKQPVRLGLLGNKIYFHEVHVPEYPLFKYQPYELALSSKLVDTVKLHNIDLLHVHYAIPHAYAGYMAKKMLEEEGIFVPMITTLHGTDITLVGKHPFYKPAVTFSINQSDVVTSVSENLKQRTMEFFDIKKEIEVVPNFIDKSNYSTSFTDCQRSLMAEDHEKIVTHISNFRKVKRIPDVIEIFNRIQKEIPAKLVMVGEGPEKENAERLCEEKGIADRVIFLGNSNEIDRILCFSDLFLLPSESESFGLAALEAMINKVPVISSNAGGIPEVNEHGITGFLSDVGDVEDMAKNAIRILGNDATLEEFKKNAVESAGRFDIIKVLPLYESLYEKAYKARFDKSYL
- a CDS encoding HAD family hydrolase encodes the protein MDIKVDENSVIVFDLDDTIYNEIDYLKSAYTAIAKKLDPEQGEILFSQMFSMYRNKENVFEYLTTHFNVKKETLIELYRNHIPSISPFKGVFPLFNAIKNQGGKLALITDGRSKTQRTKLAALGIEEYFDKIIISEEIGSEKPDENNYLAIEKTFKNHRYCYIADNVRKDFISPNKLGWDSIGLIDNGLNIHSDSYLYFTKNCLPKRFVRSIENIKII
- a CDS encoding OmpA family protein; its protein translation is MKTYTHYVALLLCASFNLLQAQEELKLTQKDSIVKSSWMFGVGYNVVDDSGDVFDDLFSYSEQWNTLSYPSRLSIGRYFKSGIGVEAIGSYNKYRVGKLIDGRINLEESHYYSLDARLSYDLNKLIGETGWFDPYLGVGAGYTEADNKPRTTYNAVVGFRTWFSDRIGLDLSSSGKWAVNNDKATNHLQHAIGVVYQFGIEKGLSKKGEEKLALLEELAAKRQKEQDSIAAVQREKEQAAIAARLAKEKEQARLAAVEKAKLDAKKQQELKIKTEIDNLGFAYFDLNSSYLNAESKSVLDGLAQILRKYPDLELKISSHTDSRGASTYNDWLSERRVVRTRDYLIKIGIDINRLQTEAYGESHLLNECDDSTYCKEEKHQINRRSEFIITKF